AAAAAGAGACGTTGGCACGTTTTACTTGCGTGGCAGTACACCGGTGAAAGAGCGTCAAGAATTAGTGGAGCGATTTAATCGTGGCGAAAAAGATGTTTTCTTGATTTCACTTAAAGCTGGTGGAACAGGATTAAACCTTACAGGAGCAGATACGGTCATTTTATATGATTTATGGTGGAATCCAGCAGTTGAGGAACAAGCAACGGGTCGAGCTCATCGTATAGGTCAAACAAAAAAAGTAGAAGTATGGCGATTATTAGCTGAAGGCACCATTGAAGAACGAATGAATCAACTTCAATTAGAAAAGAAAGCCTTGTTCCAAAAAGTCCTTCATTCAGAAGATGCACCAGAATTGTCATCAATGACTATGGATGATATTAAACATATTTTAGCCATTGGTGATGAGGATTAACATGAAAGGCCACTCTTTCATGTTTTTCTTTTTGTATGTTATAGTTAGTTTATTTTACAGCATTTATTTAGGAGGAGTTAGATGGTAAAACGATTCTTTTCGTATTATCGACCGTATAAAGCATTATTCATTGTCGATTTTACAGGTGCAATTATCGCAGCATTACTTGAATTATCATTTCCGGTTATTGTTAATCAAGTGATTGATAAAATTATGCCGTTAAAAAATATTCGCTTGATTTTATTAGTCAGTGCGGCATTGTTTGGATTTTATGTCATCAATACCACATTACAGTATGTCGTGGTTTATTTTGGACATAAGTTAGGGGTTAATATCGAAACGGATATGCGTAATGAGTTATTTACGCACTTGCAAAAACAACCTTACGATTATTATGACAACCAAAAAACAGGAAAGTTGATGACACGTTTAACGAGTGATTTATTTGAAATTTCAGAACTGGCTCATCATGGACCAGAAGATGTGTTCATCACGATTATGACACTTGTAGGGGTATTTTTATTGATGTTTCAAATTCATCCTCAACTAGCTTTTGCGACAGCTGTGATGGTGCCTTTCATTACGATTGCATTAGTCTTTTTCAATAAAAAAATGACAAAAGTCAATACAACGATTTATGAAAATCTTGGTGAATTTAACGCAGGAATTGAAGCCAGTGTGAGTGGAATTCGTGTGACGCAAGCTTTTGCCAATGAAGAACATGAGGTCACTCGGTTTGCCGGACTAAATGAATTATATCGTCAATCAAAACTAGCTTTTTATAAAACGATGGCAGTGAGTTCATCATATAACTATTTGATGATTCGGTTGATTAATTTATTTGCTTTATTATTTGGGTCTTATTACACGATACGTGGGGACATAACCAATGGGAATTTCGTTGGGTTTATCTTGTTATCAAATGTGTTTGCTAGACCAATTGAGAAAATCAATATTATGATTGAGAGTTATCCAAAAGGGTTTGCCGGATTCAAGCGATTTGTTGAAGAGATTGACAAAGAGCCCTCTATCCAAGATAGTGACACGGCAGTTGACTTAAAACCA
This genomic stretch from Vagococcus sp. CY52-2 harbors:
- a CDS encoding ABC transporter ATP-binding protein; translation: MVKRFFSYYRPYKALFIVDFTGAIIAALLELSFPVIVNQVIDKIMPLKNIRLILLVSAALFGFYVINTTLQYVVVYFGHKLGVNIETDMRNELFTHLQKQPYDYYDNQKTGKLMTRLTSDLFEISELAHHGPEDVFITIMTLVGVFLLMFQIHPQLAFATAVMVPFITIALVFFNKKMTKVNTTIYENLGEFNAGIEASVSGIRVTQAFANEEHEVTRFAGLNELYRQSKLAFYKTMAVSSSYNYLMIRLINLFALLFGSYYTIRGDITNGNFVGFILLSNVFARPIEKINIMIESYPKGFAGFKRFVEEIDKEPSIQDSDTAVDLKPVTGNIEYRDVSFSYSDGTQVFDNLSLDIKSGETVAFVGPSGAGKTTLCHLLPRFYDIDSGDILIDGQNIQDVTLKSLREQIGLVQQDVFLFPGTIKENILYGRLDATEEDMLEAVKLAHLEQVIDGLPDGLDTVIGERGVRLSGGQKQRVAIARMFLKNPPILILDEATSALDTETEQVIQESLGSLAKGRTTLIIAHRLATIKDATRIVVIDTTGIVESGTHEELMQKQGAYKKLYDAQFRN